The SAR202 cluster bacterium genomic sequence CGACTTACCACGTTTGGTGCTACTTTCTCAACTGGTCTAGATTCTGAACTTGTTATAGCTCCTCGACCATCGATTGGTTCTCCAAGTGCATTCATCACTCGACCAATAACCGTATCTCCTACTGGAACCTCAGCTATTCTTCCAGTAGATCGAACTTCGTTTCCTTCAGCAATTTCTTTATCGTCACCCAAAATAACTGCAGAGACTGAATCCTCTTCTAAGTTCATAGCCATCCCGATAACACCACCAGGAAACTCTAGAAGTTCTGTTAATTGAACTCCTGATAGACCATGAATGTTCGCGATTGCATCACCTACTTCAGTGACAACGCCAACATTTACCATACTAGCAGAAGAACCATACTCCTCTATTTGTTTTTTTATAACTGACGCTATATCCTGTCCCCTAGTCGTCATAAATTCACCTCAAATAATCTTCTTATCGTTATTTAAATTAAAACTATTTACCAATTTGTCTTTTCAGACCAACTAATTTTTCTTGTATACTTCCATCAATGACTAAATCATTAACTCGGACAACTAACCCACCTAATAACTCAGGATCTTTGTTATACGATACCTGAAGTTCAGAGTTTAACCCTTTTGATATACTCTCTTCGATTTTGGATTGTTGTTCTTTATTCAAGTCAACTGCCGTATAAATTTCTGCTCTCGCCACACCACTTGCAGCATCAACTAATTTGTTAAATTCTTCTGTTATAGTTCCAATTAAACCAATTGAATTTCTTATAGCAAGTAAACAAACAAGGTTACCTATTAAAGGATTAAAACCTTTCATTGTAGTGTTCAATACAGAAAGTTTATCTTGTAATGGAACTTTTGCAGAACTCACAAAAGAATATACTGATTCATCTGCCATCAATTGAGATAAATCAGATAGTTGAGAAGCCCATTCTTGCAAATCACCTGAGTTCTCTGCAATTTGAAAAGCAGCTTCTGCGTACCTTTTTGCCTTGGGTCCTTTAGCCATTTATTCTATGACTCCTCAGTTTTATCAGTAAATGCATTTTCAAGAACATTATCAATAATATCTTTATGCGTATTCTCATCAAGAGATCGTTGAATAATCTGTTCAGCAGCTGAAACTGCTAAACCACCAAAATTAGCACGAAGTTCATCCATTGCAGAATCACGCTCGCGCTCTATATCACTTTTAGCTTTTACTAAAAATTCTTCGGCTTCTTTCTTGGATTTTTCTCGTTCCTGATCACTAAGCTTTTCAGCAGCAGAACGAGCATCCTCAATAATTGCTTGGCCTTGTTTCCTAGCTTCTACAAGTTGATCGTCTAGTTGAGCTTGTTGCTGTGCACTTTCTTCACGCACTTTATCAGCTAACTCCAAACTATCTTTGATATTCGATGATCGCTCATCAAGAATCTTTAATATTGGTTTGTAAGCGAACTTAGATAAAACTATCAACAAGATAGTAAAGTTTAACAAATAAGCTATTAAACTTGGCCAGTGAAAACCTAAATCTGCCATAAGTTACTCCAGTATTCTATATTAGTAAAACTATGCTTATGAACTAAGCAACTATGGCTAGTATTACACCAATAATCAAGGCATAGATACCAAGAGCCTCAGCAAAAGCAATTGCTAAAATCATATTTGTAGCAATAGGACCTCTTGCTTCAGGATTTCTGCTCAAAGCATTCAAAGCTCCTGAACCTATCATACCAATTCCAATACCAGGACCTATCATGCCAATACCTACAGCAAGACCTGCACCTATGTATTTTGAATATGTAATCATTTCTGCAATTGTACCTTCCATTAAAAACCCCCTAGTTAAATTATGTATACAAAGTTTCAATTACACTATTTTCAATGGTCTTCACCCTCACCATGATGAGGCTCAATA encodes the following:
- the atpF gene encoding F0F1 ATP synthase subunit B is translated as MADLGFHWPSLIAYLLNFTILLIVLSKFAYKPILKILDERSSNIKDSLELADKVREESAQQQAQLDDQLVEARKQGQAIIEDARSAAEKLSDQEREKSKKEAEEFLVKAKSDIERERDSAMDELRANFGGLAVSAAEQIIQRSLDENTHKDIIDNVLENAFTDKTEES
- a CDS encoding ATP synthase F0 subunit C, yielding MEGTIAEMITYSKYIGAGLAVGIGMIGPGIGIGMIGSGALNALSRNPEARGPIATNMILAIAFAEALGIYALIIGVILAIVA
- a CDS encoding F0F1 ATP synthase subunit delta, with product MAKGPKAKRYAEAAFQIAENSGDLQEWASQLSDLSQLMADESVYSFVSSAKVPLQDKLSVLNTTMKGFNPLIGNLVCLLAIRNSIGLIGTITEEFNKLVDAASGVARAEIYTAVDLNKEQQSKIEESISKGLNSELQVSYNKDPELLGGLVVRVNDLVIDGSIQEKLVGLKRQIGK